A region of Streptomyces sp. R44 DNA encodes the following proteins:
- a CDS encoding peptide ligase PGM1-related protein codes for MDFEGAHARLRTSHPAFDPNRGEGVVLYADAPSDGRSWRYADCREFWGR; via the coding sequence ATGGACTTCGAAGGAGCCCATGCCCGGCTGCGAACTTCCCATCCGGCGTTCGATCCGAATCGCGGTGAGGGCGTCGTGCTGTACGCGGACGCGCCGTCCGACGGCCGTTCCTGGCGGTACGCGGATTGCCGGGAGTTCTGGGGACGTTGA
- a CDS encoding glutamate--cysteine ligase, giving the protein MRSVGVEEELLLVDAGSGAPLAVSGAVLAAAERSTWQRPGTHGRRDHEFEKELQKEQLEFATKPVTEMGELQEEIVRIRREAAHHAASAGAVVAAVATSLLPVKPSLNVGRRYRWMGEQFGLTAQEQLTCGCHVHVSVASDDEGVAVLDRIRPWLAVLTAMSANSPFWQGEDSGYGSYRSRVWNRWPSAGPVDIFGSADRYHEQIRAMLDTGVLRDEGMVYFDARLSATYPTVEVRVADVCLDVTTPVLLAALIRGLVETEARAWQDGQPPARIGTGLLRLASWRAGRSGLDGPLLHPETMRETSAEDAVEALYRHVRQALEDHGDDERVREGIAHLLERGNGARTQRRLHADGHDLASVVTRCAEMTVKP; this is encoded by the coding sequence ATGCGTAGCGTAGGCGTGGAAGAAGAGCTGCTGCTCGTAGACGCGGGCAGTGGTGCCCCGCTCGCTGTGTCGGGGGCCGTGCTGGCGGCCGCGGAGCGGTCAACCTGGCAGCGCCCCGGCACGCACGGTCGGCGGGACCACGAGTTCGAGAAGGAACTGCAGAAGGAGCAGTTGGAGTTCGCCACGAAACCCGTCACCGAGATGGGCGAGCTGCAAGAGGAGATCGTCCGGATTCGCCGCGAGGCGGCCCATCACGCGGCGAGTGCCGGTGCTGTAGTGGCGGCGGTCGCGACATCCCTGCTGCCCGTCAAGCCGTCGCTGAACGTCGGCCGGCGCTACCGGTGGATGGGCGAGCAGTTCGGACTGACCGCGCAGGAGCAGCTGACCTGCGGATGCCACGTCCACGTGTCGGTCGCCTCGGACGACGAGGGCGTCGCCGTCCTGGACCGCATCAGGCCCTGGCTGGCCGTCCTGACCGCGATGAGCGCGAACTCGCCCTTCTGGCAGGGTGAGGACAGCGGGTACGGAAGCTACCGCAGCCGGGTGTGGAACCGCTGGCCCTCCGCCGGCCCGGTGGACATTTTCGGCTCCGCCGACCGCTACCACGAGCAGATCCGCGCGATGCTCGACACCGGAGTGCTGCGCGACGAGGGGATGGTGTACTTCGACGCCCGCCTCTCGGCCACCTACCCCACCGTGGAGGTCCGGGTCGCCGATGTCTGCCTGGACGTCACTACCCCGGTGCTGCTCGCCGCCCTCATCCGCGGCCTCGTCGAGACGGAGGCCCGCGCCTGGCAGGACGGGCAGCCTCCGGCCAGGATCGGTACCGGCCTGCTGCGACTGGCCTCCTGGCGGGCCGGACGCTCCGGCCTGGACGGACCCCTGCTGCACCCCGAAACCATGAGGGAGACGTCTGCCGAAGACGCGGTCGAGGCCCTGTACCGGCACGTACGCCAGGCGTTGGAGGACCACGGCGATGACGAGCGGGTCCGGGAAGGCATCGCGCACCTCCTCGAACGGGGGAACGGCGCCCGCACCCAGCGCCGGCTGCACGCCGACGGACACGACCTCGCATCGGTCGTCACGCGGTGCGCGGAGATGACGGTCAAGCCGTGA
- a CDS encoding sulfite exporter TauE/SafE family protein: MLIAVVTAPVGVSGAVFLLPLQLSVFGVPNPAVTPTNLLYNVVAGPGALLRHHRSGALRAPLVRLLVLGTLPGVVIGAVLRVFVLPGPHVFRLLVAALMLPLGIWLVVRTLRPREPKAGRPEPAPRTITCLALAVGVVGGIYGIGGGSILGPILVGRGISVAKAAPAALASTFATSLVGATTYALLSLTPTGNIAPDWSLGLACGLGGLIGGYIGARLQPHLPETLLRLLLGTLATALGALYGAETAATVV; the protein is encoded by the coding sequence ATGCTGATCGCGGTGGTGACCGCGCCGGTGGGGGTGTCGGGAGCCGTGTTCCTGCTCCCGCTCCAGCTCAGCGTGTTCGGCGTCCCCAACCCGGCCGTCACGCCCACGAACCTGCTCTACAACGTCGTGGCAGGACCCGGGGCCCTGTTGCGTCACCACCGGAGCGGTGCGCTGAGAGCTCCGCTCGTACGGCTGCTGGTTCTGGGCACCCTGCCCGGCGTGGTCATCGGTGCCGTCCTGCGCGTCTTCGTCCTGCCCGGCCCGCATGTCTTCCGGCTGCTGGTCGCCGCCCTGATGCTGCCCCTGGGTATCTGGCTCGTTGTTCGCACCCTTCGCCCCCGGGAGCCGAAGGCCGGTCGACCCGAACCCGCACCGCGGACCATCACCTGCCTGGCGCTCGCCGTCGGCGTCGTGGGAGGGATCTACGGCATCGGTGGAGGGTCGATCCTCGGCCCGATCCTCGTGGGCCGCGGAATCTCCGTCGCCAAGGCCGCACCCGCCGCCCTCGCCTCCACCTTCGCCACCTCCCTTGTCGGCGCCACCACTTATGCCCTGCTCTCCCTCACCCCGACCGGCAATATCGCCCCAGACTGGTCCCTCGGTCTCGCTTGCGGCCTCGGCGGACTCATCGGCGGCTACATCGGCGCGCGCCTCCAACCCCATCTCCCCGAAACCCTCCTGCGCCTGCTCCTCGGCACCCTCGCCACGGCACTCGGGGCCCTGTACGGAGCCGAGACCGCAGCGACCGTCGTGTAG
- a CDS encoding DUF4241 domain-containing protein, producing MVVEVGYAQAWDLEACAPWRPMSAEEAGERDAAGLPYVVVYREPGRKAPLEVRLVSWRDHYVGLWVYDAQGRRTHDLDMRLLDDPSRLLRRYSVGWYYTGPEMAEFDKACPRITVDLFPDGRGRRTEEWQGQGGGSRTTSPELRDDERWMDRPAFGQWPLLSAQVHGLNEPPAFEAAEVAEAAEPGDAGTPATCWRPPRPAQPGPINELFRPGARVTDGYHPEMTVVEPRRVGTLRVPGGLLAVCDPDSDRGDRPRITVPVPPGEYVLDEARVRFSYQCEWRKAEVTSTQATAVRLLVSETPAATWEMALGPADDPRLFIEQQIAGFDTDGATGCFADAGSWNPLTALFERGLIQGEPDLDGYEDIDDDSMFMQRTWDEASGGELMSFATTGDGTYPVWVGRSEAGEVAGVVVLVEGMPELLPRQDGAPTDAAV from the coding sequence ATGGTCGTCGAGGTGGGGTACGCGCAGGCGTGGGACCTGGAGGCCTGTGCGCCCTGGAGGCCGATGTCCGCCGAGGAGGCCGGGGAGCGGGATGCCGCCGGGCTTCCGTACGTGGTGGTGTACCGGGAGCCGGGGCGAAAGGCCCCGCTGGAAGTCCGGCTGGTCTCCTGGCGGGACCACTACGTCGGGCTGTGGGTCTACGACGCGCAGGGCCGCCGCACCCACGATCTGGACATGAGGCTGCTGGACGACCCGTCGCGGCTGCTACGCCGGTACTCCGTCGGCTGGTACTACACAGGCCCGGAAATGGCGGAGTTCGACAAGGCGTGCCCACGCATCACCGTGGACCTCTTCCCGGACGGGAGGGGCCGGCGGACGGAGGAGTGGCAGGGGCAGGGCGGGGGCTCCCGCACCACCTCGCCCGAACTCCGGGACGACGAACGCTGGATGGACCGCCCCGCCTTCGGGCAGTGGCCGTTGCTCTCGGCCCAGGTGCACGGGCTCAATGAGCCGCCGGCCTTCGAAGCCGCCGAGGTGGCCGAGGCGGCCGAGCCAGGTGACGCAGGCACCCCTGCTACCTGCTGGCGTCCGCCGCGCCCCGCGCAGCCCGGGCCGATCAACGAGTTGTTCCGGCCCGGGGCGCGCGTGACTGACGGGTACCACCCCGAGATGACCGTCGTGGAGCCGCGCCGGGTCGGCACCCTGCGCGTGCCCGGCGGGCTGCTGGCCGTCTGCGACCCGGACAGCGACCGCGGCGACAGGCCGCGCATCACCGTCCCCGTCCCGCCCGGGGAGTACGTACTCGACGAGGCACGGGTCCGCTTCAGCTACCAGTGCGAGTGGAGGAAAGCCGAGGTCACGTCCACGCAAGCCACGGCCGTCCGCCTGCTCGTCAGCGAGACCCCCGCCGCGACCTGGGAGATGGCCCTCGGTCCGGCTGACGATCCCCGGCTGTTCATCGAGCAGCAGATAGCCGGGTTCGACACTGATGGTGCCACGGGCTGCTTCGCCGACGCCGGGTCCTGGAATCCGCTCACCGCGCTGTTTGAGCGGGGACTGATACAGGGGGAACCGGACCTGGACGGGTACGAGGACATCGACGACGATTCCATGTTCATGCAGCGCACCTGGGACGAGGCTTCCGGTGGCGAACTCATGTCCTTCGCGACGACCGGCGACGGTACCTACCCGGTGTGGGTCGGCCGTTCCGAGGCCGGTGAGGTAGCTGGCGTCGTGGTGCTGGTGGAGGGGATGCCGGAGCTGCTTCCGCGACAGGACGGAGCCCCCACCGATGCGGCTGTGTAG
- a CDS encoding sulfurtransferase, whose product MTSLLPGPLVDSTWLADRLDDPRLIVLDATTLLPSPRHDGDHRCASGREGWAERHIPGSRHADLTGDFSDHDAPYHFAVPGPEALAAALARLGVGAGHSVVAYDSGGGIWAARLWWMLRAISVPAAVLDGGLEAWTAAGHPLASGENTGRATAVTPVVPVPRPELWTDIETVTALSRGELPGTLVCALPAGGFDGSAPTRYSRRGHIPGSSSLPGRELLDSAGRVLPATELAARVGAVLGAADSPVVLYCGGGISAAGAALALTLLGREDVSLYDGSLEEWSGDPARPLEIGGAAD is encoded by the coding sequence ATGACCTCCCTGCTGCCCGGCCCGCTGGTCGACTCCACCTGGCTCGCCGACCGTCTGGACGACCCCCGCCTGATCGTGCTCGACGCCACCACCCTGCTGCCCTCGCCCCGGCACGACGGCGACCACCGTTGCGCGAGCGGACGCGAGGGCTGGGCCGAGCGACACATCCCCGGCTCCCGACACGCAGATCTGACAGGAGACTTCTCGGACCACGACGCGCCGTACCACTTCGCCGTCCCGGGTCCTGAGGCGCTGGCCGCCGCACTCGCCCGGCTGGGCGTCGGCGCGGGTCACTCGGTCGTCGCCTACGACAGCGGGGGCGGCATCTGGGCCGCCCGCCTGTGGTGGATGCTGCGGGCGATCTCCGTTCCCGCGGCCGTCCTCGACGGCGGCCTCGAAGCATGGACGGCGGCCGGACATCCGCTCGCCTCCGGCGAGAACACCGGGCGGGCGACAGCCGTCACCCCCGTCGTCCCGGTCCCGCGTCCAGAACTGTGGACGGACATCGAGACCGTGACCGCCCTCAGCCGTGGTGAACTCCCCGGCACCCTGGTGTGCGCCCTGCCGGCCGGGGGCTTCGACGGTTCGGCGCCCACGCGCTACAGCCGTCGCGGCCACATCCCCGGCAGCAGCAGCCTGCCCGGCCGCGAACTGCTCGACTCCGCCGGCCGGGTACTGCCCGCCACCGAACTCGCCGCCAGGGTCGGCGCGGTGCTCGGCGCCGCTGATTCACCGGTCGTCCTGTACTGCGGCGGCGGCATCTCGGCCGCGGGCGCGGCGCTGGCCCTCACCCTGCTCGGCCGAGAGGACGTCTCGCTGTACGACGGCTCCCTGGAGGAGTGGTCGGGGGATCCGGCACGACCCCTGGAAATCGGGGGCGCTGCCGACTGA
- a CDS encoding nucleotidyltransferase domain-containing protein produces the protein MQHAIFGLDTGGVMMSAADALTVIRALEVAGIDVWLGDGGWGVDALLGEQTRPHKDVDVIVRVDQARDLVAALQARGFAVAEGRLNSCFVLRDQNGRTVDVHPVVFDRDGNGNYTMENSEVWVYAAAWFGGSGVIKGQPVRCLTAQGQVLCHTGYPLDDEDRQDMAALHRRFGVELLPEQLPAATN, from the coding sequence GTGCAGCATGCGATCTTCGGGCTCGATACTGGCGGCGTGATGATGAGTGCTGCGGATGCCTTGACTGTGATCAGGGCTCTTGAGGTCGCGGGCATCGACGTGTGGCTCGGAGACGGAGGCTGGGGCGTTGACGCCCTCCTCGGAGAGCAGACACGTCCCCACAAGGACGTCGACGTGATCGTCCGGGTCGATCAAGCCCGCGACCTCGTAGCAGCCCTCCAGGCCCGCGGGTTCGCCGTGGCTGAGGGGCGCCTGAATTCCTGCTTCGTCCTGCGTGACCAGAACGGACGCACCGTCGATGTCCACCCTGTCGTCTTCGACCGGGACGGCAACGGCAACTACACGATGGAAAACAGCGAGGTGTGGGTCTATGCCGCCGCATGGTTCGGCGGCAGCGGAGTCATCAAGGGACAGCCCGTACGCTGCCTGACCGCGCAGGGGCAGGTGCTGTGCCACACGGGGTACCCGCTCGACGACGAGGACCGGCAGGACATGGCAGCCCTACACCGACGTTTCGGCGTGGAGTTGCTGCCCGAACAACTGCCTGCCGCCACGAACTGA
- a CDS encoding cytochrome P450, whose translation MAGLAAQDVTWHGEHGPKDALVLLDLYGQNHEPALWEDPYRFDPRRFASPEGPQDPLANLVPQGGGDPARGHRCPGEDITVTALAAIATELARLDYDVPDQDLGIPLSRMPTLPRSGFELLLK comes from the coding sequence GTGGCGGGCCTCGCCGCACAAGACGTGACCTGGCATGGGGAACACGGTCCGAAGGACGCCCTGGTACTGCTCGACCTGTACGGCCAGAACCACGAACCGGCCCTGTGGGAGGATCCGTACCGGTTCGACCCGCGCCGGTTCGCCAGTCCCGAAGGGCCTCAGGACCCGCTGGCCAACCTCGTCCCCCAAGGCGGCGGCGACCCGGCGCGCGGCCACCGCTGTCCCGGAGAGGACATCACCGTCACCGCACTCGCGGCCATCGCGACGGAACTGGCGCGACTCGACTACGACGTCCCCGACCAAGACCTCGGGATTCCTCTGTCCCGCATGCCCACGCTCCCCCGAAGCGGCTTCGAACTCCTCCTGAAGTAA
- a CDS encoding DUF4265 domain-containing protein yields MNRKYIVHEEPAVRTASQRIAMVDLAPFGFPNLHEQVWLGGREDDDLFIMQCVPFRIYGLNLFDVVRLDQDDMLVEVVEKGGHRTLRALLEAALEPQVFEEVAGGITSRAGSRGFAIEWSGRRHAAIDVPADGDPTSLVAYMDAQEEAGTLFWEWSESQPFRSP; encoded by the coding sequence ATGAACCGGAAGTACATCGTCCACGAGGAACCGGCGGTCCGTACCGCCTCCCAGCGCATCGCGATGGTCGACCTGGCTCCGTTCGGCTTCCCGAACCTCCACGAGCAGGTATGGCTCGGGGGCCGCGAGGACGACGATCTCTTCATCATGCAGTGCGTGCCTTTCCGGATCTACGGGCTGAACCTCTTCGACGTGGTGCGCCTGGACCAGGACGACATGCTCGTCGAGGTCGTGGAGAAGGGCGGCCACCGCACGCTGCGGGCGCTGCTTGAGGCAGCCCTGGAGCCCCAGGTCTTCGAAGAGGTCGCAGGCGGCATCACCTCGCGGGCCGGAAGCAGGGGCTTCGCCATCGAGTGGAGCGGCCGCCGCCACGCGGCGATCGACGTGCCCGCCGACGGGGACCCGACTTCCCTGGTGGCATACATGGACGCACAGGAGGAGGCCGGGACGCTGTTCTGGGAGTGGAGCGAATCCCAACCGTTCCGCAGCCCCTGA
- a CDS encoding plasmid stabilization protein — translation MPRGSSPKRERQYEHIKESAEKRGMSEGRAEEMASRTVYKERARSGESKTASRSSTRGKSASQRGGEKSGSGSGSSERTKDDLYQEAKKRGIDGRSKMTKQQLKNALGH, via the coding sequence ATGCCCCGTGGTTCCAGCCCCAAGCGCGAGCGTCAGTACGAACACATCAAGGAGTCGGCTGAGAAGCGTGGCATGTCGGAAGGCCGCGCGGAGGAGATGGCCTCCCGAACGGTGTACAAGGAACGCGCCCGTTCCGGCGAGAGCAAGACGGCGAGCCGCAGTTCCACCCGGGGCAAGTCCGCCTCGCAACGCGGCGGCGAGAAGTCCGGCAGCGGCAGCGGCTCCTCCGAACGCACCAAGGACGACCTTTACCAAGAGGCGAAGAAGCGCGGCATCGATGGCCGATCCAAGATGACCAAGCAGCAGCTCAAGAACGCCCTCGGCCACTGA
- a CDS encoding IS5 family transposase, with amino-acid sequence MGRGDLTNREWSLLEPHLPPLGGRGGRWNDYRIMVNGIPFRIRTGVPWRDSPERHGSWKTVYERHRRWSADGIWDRILHAVQADADLAGRIDWSMVGADSTSCRAHQHAAGARKARPRVPKKGTTPWHHRPDEGLGRSQGGLTCKIHLTGDGSCRPMAFLVTPGQWGDAPQMIEVLDRIRVPRPLGGRPRTRPDHISGDKPYSSRRNRCYLRRHRIRHTIPEPKDQLANRRRRGSSGGRPIVFDRERYRRRNEVERTINRLKNSRAVATRYDKRAYVIHGTVTAATVRLRLRP; translated from the coding sequence GTGGGCCGGGGGGATCTGACGAATCGCGAGTGGTCGCTGCTGGAGCCGCACCTGCCACCACTGGGTGGTCGGGGCGGCCGGTGGAACGACTACCGGATCATGGTCAACGGGATCCCGTTCCGAATCCGCACCGGTGTCCCGTGGCGTGACTCGCCGGAACGCCACGGCTCGTGGAAAACCGTCTATGAGCGGCATCGTCGCTGGTCGGCGGACGGCATCTGGGACCGGATCCTGCACGCGGTCCAGGCCGACGCCGACCTCGCGGGCCGGATCGACTGGTCGATGGTCGGCGCCGACTCGACGTCCTGCCGGGCCCATCAGCACGCGGCCGGGGCCCGCAAGGCCCGGCCGCGGGTTCCGAAAAAGGGGACGACGCCCTGGCACCACCGCCCCGACGAGGGACTCGGACGGTCCCAGGGCGGCCTGACCTGCAAGATCCACCTCACCGGCGATGGCAGCTGCCGCCCCATGGCCTTCCTGGTCACACCAGGCCAGTGGGGTGATGCCCCGCAGATGATCGAGGTCCTGGACCGGATCCGGGTTCCTCGGCCGCTGGGCGGACGGCCCCGGACCCGGCCGGACCACATCAGTGGCGACAAGCCATACAGTTCACGCCGCAACCGTTGTTACCTGCGAAGACATCGGATCCGGCACACCATCCCCGAGCCCAAGGACCAGCTGGCCAATCGCCGACGCAGAGGCAGCTCGGGCGGCCGGCCCATCGTTTTCGACCGCGAGCGCTACCGACGGCGCAACGAAGTCGAGCGGACCATCAACCGGCTCAAGAACTCTCGTGCGGTCGCGACTCGTTACGACAAGAGGGCCTACGTCATCCACGGCACCGTCACCGCAGCAACGGTCCGGTTACGGCTCCGGCCGTGA
- a CDS encoding restriction endonuclease: MSRRPARRRPRKADGTEQLLLVLGGLVIAGAVVAAVVDFVRAHPWVPLVLVLLGGAAAAAWMVSRQRAARWERVRSLGLRYALTQLDALHHRQFEHAVRDLMRRDGCANAVQVGGAGDNGADVKATDPYGRRWVIQCKHRRAGLSGAAVGTPDLQVLNGTGRPVHKGDVVVLVTNGRFSKPAIDFARSQRLHLVDRTMLGEWASGSRPLWELLRAVPPPRRPLSG, from the coding sequence GTGAGCCGGCGTCCGGCCCGGCGGCGGCCGCGAAAGGCGGACGGGACCGAGCAGCTCCTCCTCGTCCTCGGCGGCCTGGTCATCGCGGGAGCTGTGGTCGCGGCGGTGGTGGACTTCGTGCGCGCCCATCCATGGGTCCCTCTCGTCCTGGTGCTGCTCGGCGGCGCAGCAGCGGCGGCCTGGATGGTCAGCCGTCAGCGGGCCGCGCGGTGGGAGAGGGTGCGTTCCCTGGGACTGCGGTACGCGCTGACGCAGCTGGACGCGCTGCATCACCGGCAGTTCGAGCACGCGGTACGGGACCTGATGCGGCGCGACGGGTGCGCGAACGCCGTGCAGGTCGGGGGCGCCGGAGACAACGGCGCGGACGTGAAGGCCACCGACCCCTACGGGCGGCGCTGGGTGATCCAGTGCAAGCACCGGCGGGCCGGTCTGTCCGGAGCCGCGGTAGGCACCCCGGACCTGCAGGTCCTCAATGGCACGGGCCGGCCCGTCCACAAGGGCGACGTCGTCGTGCTCGTCACCAACGGCAGATTCTCCAAACCGGCAATCGACTTCGCCCGCTCCCAACGGCTGCACCTGGTGGACCGCACCATGCTGGGCGAGTGGGCAAGCGGCTCACGCCCCCTGTGGGAACTGCTGCGGGCAGTGCCACCGCCCCGTCGACCTCTCTCTGGATGA
- a CDS encoding STAS domain-containing protein, which produces MKSDGRTHCEETYAPAISGHIDRGPEGASVYRQATRYDGTARLQASGEFDVDSVECLRRALADAHRDGATRIRLDLASVTFGDSSFLHVLVRAHSAFGTLVLARPLPAHLRRLFDLTGTTKMFHFEA; this is translated from the coding sequence ATGAAGAGCGACGGCCGCACCCATTGCGAAGAGACGTACGCGCCCGCCATCAGCGGGCACATCGACAGAGGACCCGAGGGAGCGTCCGTCTACCGGCAGGCGACCCGGTATGACGGCACCGCGCGCCTCCAGGCCTCCGGAGAGTTCGACGTGGACAGCGTCGAGTGTCTGCGACGCGCTCTGGCCGACGCCCACCGCGACGGCGCCACCCGCATCCGGCTCGACCTGGCCTCCGTCACCTTCGGTGACTCCTCGTTCCTGCACGTCCTCGTCCGCGCCCACAGCGCTTTCGGCACGCTCGTGCTGGCGAGGCCCCTGCCGGCCCACCTTCGCCGCCTTTTCGACCTCACCGGCACCACGAAGATGTTCCACTTCGAGGCTTGA